One Thioclava electrotropha DNA segment encodes these proteins:
- a CDS encoding antibiotic biosynthesis monooxygenase family protein produces the protein MIFASLRGATDEGYGAMAEQMAALAAQQPGYIGMENARDATGFGLTVSYWIDEAALIAWKAVAKHQLAQQLGKDRWYRHYALRVAKVERQYDGPEGR, from the coding sequence GTGATCTTCGCCTCTCTGCGCGGGGCGACCGATGAGGGCTATGGCGCGATGGCCGAACAGATGGCCGCGCTGGCCGCTCAGCAGCCCGGCTACATCGGAATGGAGAATGCACGCGATGCGACGGGCTTCGGCCTGACCGTCAGCTACTGGATCGACGAGGCCGCGCTGATCGCGTGGAAGGCGGTGGCGAAGCACCAGCTCGCGCAGCAACTCGGCAAGGATCGCTGGTATCGCCATTACGCGCTACGCGTCGCCAAGGTCGAACGCCAGTATGACGGGCCGGAGGGCCGCTGA